Proteins from a genomic interval of Equus quagga isolate Etosha38 chromosome 11, UCLA_HA_Equagga_1.0, whole genome shotgun sequence:
- the SAT2 gene encoding thialysine N-epsilon-acetyltransferase — MASVRIREAKEGDCGNILRLIRELAEYEKLSDQVKITEEALRADGFGENPFYHCLVAEILPAPGQPQGPCVVGYGLYYFIYSTWTGRNVYLEDIYVKPEYRGQGIGSKIIRKVAEVALDKGCSQFRLAVLDWNKRAMDLYKALGAQDLTEAEGWHSFRFEREAMRELAGK, encoded by the exons ATGGCTTCCGTGCGGATCCGAGAGGCCAAGGAGGGAGACTGTGGAAATATCCTGAGGCTGATTCGG GAACTAGCTGAATACGAGAAACTCTCGGATCAGGTGAAGATCACTGAAGAAG CCCTGAGAGCAGATGGCTTTGGAGAGAATCCTTTCTATCACTGTTTGGTAGCAGAAATTCTTCCCGCCCCCGGGCAGCCACAGG ggccCTGTGTGGTGGGCTATGGACTATATTATTTCATCTACAGCACGTGGACGGGACGCAACGTTTATCTGGAAGACATCTATGTGAAGCCGGAGTATCGGG GTCAGGGGATTGGTTCCAAAATCATCAGAAAGGTGGCCGAG GTGGCCCTGGATAAGGGCTGCTCCCAGTTCCGCTTGGCAGTCCTGGACTGGAACAAGAGGGCCATGGACTTGTACAAGGCCCTAGGAGCCCAAGATCTGACTGAAGCTGAGGGCTGGCACTCCTTTCGCTTTGAAAGGGAGGCCATGAGGGAGTTGGCAGGAAAGTGA